From Solanum lycopersicum chromosome 8, SLM_r2.1, the proteins below share one genomic window:
- the LOC101255905 gene encoding glutaredoxin-C9-like, translated as MQVVKESSSMRMVGESRMESIYERVRLLVSGNAVVVFTMSGCCMCHVVKQLLFGLGVGPTIVELDRDVAGKEIHALLFQLAGDGQQQPVPAVFVGGKFLGGIETVMACHINGTLVPLLKQAGALWL; from the coding sequence ATGCAGGTAGTGAAGGAGTCATCGTCTATGAGGATGGTTGGAGAATCAAGAATGGAGTCGATATACGAAAGGGTGAGGTTGTTAGTGTCAGGTAATGCGGTGGTGGTTTTCACAATGAGTGGTTGTTGCATGTGTCACGTTGTGAAACAGTTACTGTTTGGGCTGGGTGTTGGACCTACTATTGTTGAGCTAGATAGAGATGTTGCTGGCAAAGAAATTCATGCTTTGTTGTTTCAACTAGCCGGGGATGGGCAGCAACAACCTGTGCCGGCCGTGTTCGTTGGTGGAAAATTCTTAGGAGGAATTGAAACAGTTATGGCTTGTCATATAAATGGTACACTTGTTCCTCTACTCAAACAAGCCGGAGCCCTCTGGCTCTAA